GATATCGCCTGACTCAGCCACTTCTTCTTGCCACAAGAGTATTTTACGTAACCAATTAATTTTTTCTTCATAAGAAGAGCGTTCAGTACTGACTCCTTCCTTATATTTCCAATGCGCTGCCACCCCTAACTCAGCATCTTGATGCATTTGATGGGTACGAATTTGGATTTCGATCGAGCGGCCTTGAGGGCCAACTACTACACTGTGGATAGATTGGTATCCATTGGGTTTTGGCGTGGCAATATAGTCGTCAAATTCGTTGGGAATATGTTTAAACATCGAATGAACTATACCCAAGGCACTGTAGCAATCTTGTAATCGCTCAGCGATAATTCGCACCGCACGGATATCAAATAATTGTTCGAAGGTTAGGTTCTTTTTCTGCATCTTTTTCCAGATGCTATAAATGTGTTTGGGTCGTCCCTGTACTTGAGCTTTTATCCCGGCATCATCTAACTCTTTTTGCAAGTTAGTCACAAAATCAGCGATGTACTGCTCACGATCGGCACGGCGCTCATCAAGTAGTTGGGCGATTTGTTTGTAGGTTGTAGGATGCAGATAGCGAAAGGATAAATCTTCCAGCTCCCATTTCAACTGACCGATGCCTAAACGATTCGCCAAAGGCGCATAAATATTGGCACACTCACGGGCCACCATCACCCGCAATTCTTCATCTTCGCGCTTGATTCTTTGTAGCGTACAGATACGTTCAGCCAGTTTAATCAGCACGGTACGAACATCTTCGACCATGGCCAATAACATACGACGAATATTATCTATCTGGCTTTCATCGGCGCGTTTCCCAGCCCGAGTGTGTAAGGACTTAATCGCGTCGATACGGCGCACGCCGCTAATTAGGCGCTGAATACCTGCCCCAAACTCTTGTTCGATTTGTTCGTCGTTTAACTCATGCATTTCGCAATATGGGTAGACTAATGAAGCTTGGAGCGTCTCATCATCCATGTTCAATTCCGACAGAATTTCCACCATTTCTTGCCCAATCAACAAGGTTTCTGGAGATTTGGCCGTATTGCGCAATTTTTGCTTGGTGCTATCCGAAAGGCTCAAGCTATCCAACCACTCGTCGAAGGGTGGACGTTGAGGTTGGTGCACTGTTCGAATTGAAACCATATTCAGGTCCGTTTGCTATTAACAATTAAGAATCAGGCACAAATAGTGCCATCAATTCAGTATGAGCGGTTTGTGGAAACATATCCATCAGACTGATTTTTTCAATCCGATAATTCCCTTCGAGTAATTTTGCTGCGTCTCGGGCAAATGTAGCTGGATTACAAGATACATAAACAATGTGCGACAAAGAGCGTTTCGCTAACTGAGAGACCGCTTCCAAAGCGCCTTCGCGGGCAGGGTCAAGTAACACTTTTTGATAAGATACTGCCGGCTTAGTCTGAAAAAATGCGGTTTGGGCCAAATCGGCTTGTTCGAAACGGCAATTCTCAATGTGATTGGATAGTGCATTGTGCTTTGCACGTTGCACCATTTTGGCCACGCCTTCCACACCAATCACTTGCTTACACCGTTGGGCCATAGGCAAACTAAAATTGCCTATACCGCAAAATAGGTCTAGGACAGTATCGTCTTGGCTCAATTGCAGCCAATCAATGGCCTGAACGATCATTTGGCCATTTATCTGCTGGTTGACTTGAATGAAGTCATCCATCTGTGCTTCTAAAAGCACACCAACGACAGGGGAAAACTGCACGCCACTATGCTCCCCATTCAATGGCTGCTGATGTTGTTCACTACCTTCCAAAACAATCTGGATGTCTAATCTCTGGGCTAACTTAGTCAGTATAGTATGGTCGTTGGATGATAACGGCTTTACCTGTCGTAAGTTAACTTGAATTCCTCGATCACCTTTTAGCATGGCAATATGAGCAATCTTAGCTGGACTTTGCAAACTTTGTATCGCTGCTTTGATCGGCTCAATCAGCTTTTGCAAGTCTGCTACCAGCACTGGGCACTCTTGC
Above is a window of Aliiglaciecola sp. LCG003 DNA encoding:
- the rlmD gene encoding 23S rRNA (uracil(1939)-C(5))-methyltransferase RlmD, coding for MVNIFKPQRKPQGKAVGANNVGSKKVVKIAKLDQHGQGISADHQPIMFVDGVLPNETVEVVITEHKARMLRAKVLNVLEASPYRQVPFCQHFSQCGGCQTQFCASDAMLNFKQQAIEQQILHTPIGTGNKSNKPAKRGLVKSRKQSLSAANSSRTIADKMTNLPWVNQIQGDVQQYRRKTRLAIDARNPQDIRIGYRGKADNKVFSLQECPVLVADLQKLIEPIKAAIQSLQSPAKIAHIAMLKGDRGIQVNLRQVKPLSSNDHTILTKLAQRLDIQIVLEGSEQHQQPLNGEHSGVQFSPVVGVLLEAQMDDFIQVNQQINGQMIVQAIDWLQLSQDDTVLDLFCGIGNFSLPMAQRCKQVIGVEGVAKMVQRAKHNALSNHIENCRFEQADLAQTAFFQTKPAVSYQKVLLDPAREGALEAVSQLAKRSLSHIVYVSCNPATFARDAAKLLEGNYRIEKISLMDMFPQTAHTELMALFVPDS
- the relA gene encoding GTP diphosphokinase, whose protein sequence is MVSIRTVHQPQRPPFDEWLDSLSLSDSTKQKLRNTAKSPETLLIGQEMVEILSELNMDDETLQASLVYPYCEMHELNDEQIEQEFGAGIQRLISGVRRIDAIKSLHTRAGKRADESQIDNIRRMLLAMVEDVRTVLIKLAERICTLQRIKREDEELRVMVARECANIYAPLANRLGIGQLKWELEDLSFRYLHPTTYKQIAQLLDERRADREQYIADFVTNLQKELDDAGIKAQVQGRPKHIYSIWKKMQKKNLTFEQLFDIRAVRIIAERLQDCYSALGIVHSMFKHIPNEFDDYIATPKPNGYQSIHSVVVGPQGRSIEIQIRTHQMHQDAELGVAAHWKYKEGVSTERSSYEEKINWLRKILLWQEEVAESGDIVEELRSQVFDDRVYVFTPKGDVVDLPLGSTPLDFAYYIHSNVGHRCIGAKIGGRIVPFTYQLETGDQVEVLTGKNPNPSRDWMHPGLGYVHSSRARAKIHTWFKKQDKEKNQQAGKELLERELSKVGLALKQVTKACERFNVNQVEDLYAAVGGGDIRIMQVVNYLHQLDAPPPTIDPRVKTTKAKPRKGNKDSIVVEGVGNLMSQIAKCCQPLPGDPIQGYITMGRGVSVHRASCEQLSHLLDQHPEREIDVNWASEVAGSFQTELDVYTADRDGILRDITTILANEKVALLGVNSISDTSDHTAKIKLSLEMKDLNTLSRTTAKLLQIKGVSDVKRLDR